One Sphingopyxis macrogoltabida genomic region harbors:
- a CDS encoding DUF4197 domain-containing protein, with product MDDGTEMIARRTLIAGAAGMLAVANAPWAMAKLPKSGVKGLIAGASDGALDKLAEPGAFYRDTAVRILLPGAGGKLASKLFGMGDQLGLTTNLTKSLNDAGGKAAGEAKPIFRTAIDDLRWTDAPGLVAKNDGATRYLQQSAGSVLFTKVSPLIGSALGDVGAYRQLDQLSQGSPLLASAGLTRDGLTRSVTEQALKGIFHYMAGEEAALRRNPAGLLKGIF from the coding sequence ATGGACGATGGCACGGAAATGATCGCACGCAGGACGCTGATCGCGGGCGCGGCGGGGATGTTGGCAGTGGCGAACGCGCCCTGGGCGATGGCGAAGCTGCCGAAGAGCGGGGTGAAGGGCCTGATCGCGGGCGCCTCCGATGGCGCGCTCGACAAGCTCGCGGAGCCGGGCGCCTTCTATCGCGACACCGCGGTGCGTATCTTGTTGCCGGGCGCGGGCGGGAAGCTGGCGTCGAAGCTGTTCGGCATGGGCGACCAGCTCGGGCTCACCACCAACTTGACCAAGAGCCTGAACGACGCGGGCGGCAAGGCGGCGGGCGAAGCGAAGCCGATCTTCCGCACCGCGATCGACGATTTGCGCTGGACCGATGCGCCCGGACTGGTGGCGAAGAATGATGGCGCGACACGCTATCTCCAGCAGAGCGCGGGCAGCGTGCTGTTCACCAAAGTGTCGCCGCTGATCGGGTCGGCGCTGGGCGATGTCGGCGCGTATCGTCAACTCGACCAACTGTCGCAGGGCAGTCCGCTGCTGGCATCGGCCGGCCTGACGCGCGACGGGCTGACGCGATCGGTGACCGAACAGGCGCTGAAAGGGATTTTCCATTATATGGCGGGCGAAGAGGCGGCGTTGCGGCGGAATCCGGCGGGGTTGCTCAAGGGCATTTTTTGA
- a CDS encoding MarR family winged helix-turn-helix transcriptional regulator — MARNTKTYRHTAEYYTDPENSIGYLARVVFRSFSRLLERRTLTHDVSAGQWRFLRQLWREDGITQRELSERVGMREPTTVVALKGLEKAGLITRKKTEDDRRKTFIHLTPHAKKLELVLAPMNAEIHEIATRGMSDEEVEMLQALMRRVIDNLADETRKLSVLSDVKA; from the coding sequence TTGGCCAGGAACACGAAGACTTACCGGCATACGGCGGAATATTACACCGACCCGGAGAACAGTATCGGCTATCTGGCGCGCGTCGTTTTCCGGTCCTTTTCGCGTCTCCTCGAACGCCGCACGCTCACGCACGACGTTTCGGCGGGGCAATGGCGCTTCCTCCGCCAGTTGTGGCGCGAGGACGGGATCACCCAGCGCGAGCTCAGCGAACGCGTCGGGATGCGCGAGCCGACGACCGTCGTCGCGCTGAAGGGGCTGGAAAAAGCCGGGCTGATCACTCGCAAGAAGACCGAGGACGACCGGCGCAAGACCTTCATCCATTTGACCCCGCATGCGAAAAAGCTCGAACTTGTGCTCGCGCCGATGAACGCCGAGATCCACGAGATCGCGACCCGCGGGATGAGCGACGAAGAGGTCGAGATGCTGCAGGCGCTGATGCGCCGCGTGATCGACAATCTCGCCGACGAGACGCGCAAGCTGTCGGTGCTTTCCGACGTCAAGGCGTGA
- a CDS encoding TetR/AcrR family transcriptional regulator, with translation MGGREAALDAAAIVVERIGFRDVTIDHVVRESGVSRATLYRWFGNREGLLLALLQHLAGPYLERSGQIAVGLGPLEERLEQVIAGGIESICNTPWIHKVAQEGLLHDDFSIFLAAHKSITGALVRSMLEGAAASGQWTPPDALERLLEWLLHQMLVLGADDYATFEEVRQRVAIYIMPVLALPGGAQGEVAERLERIERKLDGLADRP, from the coding sequence TTGGGCGGCCGCGAGGCGGCGCTCGATGCCGCTGCGATCGTCGTCGAACGCATCGGCTTTCGCGATGTCACGATCGACCATGTGGTGCGCGAATCCGGCGTGTCGCGCGCGACGCTCTATCGCTGGTTCGGCAATCGCGAGGGGTTGCTGCTCGCGCTTCTCCAGCATCTGGCCGGACCGTATCTCGAACGCAGCGGGCAGATTGCGGTCGGGCTCGGTCCGCTCGAGGAGCGGCTCGAACAGGTGATCGCGGGCGGGATCGAGAGCATCTGCAACACGCCGTGGATCCACAAGGTGGCGCAGGAGGGCCTGCTTCACGACGATTTCTCGATCTTCCTTGCCGCGCACAAGTCGATCACCGGGGCGCTGGTGCGCTCGATGCTCGAAGGCGCCGCGGCCTCCGGGCAATGGACGCCGCCCGACGCTCTCGAGCGCCTGCTCGAATGGCTGCTCCACCAGATGCTCGTGCTGGGCGCCGACGATTATGCGACGTTCGAAGAGGTGCGGCAGCGCGTCGCGATCTATATCATGCCGGTGCTCGCCTTGCCGGGCGGGGCGCAGGGCGAGGTTGCCGAACGATTGGAGCGGATCGAACGCAAGCTCGACGGGCTTGCCGATCGGCCATAG
- a CDS encoding TonB-dependent receptor — MTRRLLLLLAGASIAAAAQAQTARATTAADAPVPADDNNAQSSGIADIVVTARRTSEAAQTIPLAISVFGGQQLADTNVQGIENIAQQTPNFFVQTSSADPTGVLLTIRGQSQQDSILTIESPIGVYVDGINYIRSSNLETALTDVERVEVLRGPQGTLFGKNTTGGAINITTRQPDLDAVGGYVKLSAATHDRYGATGVLNLPLIDDVLGVRILAQRIEDGSLGVNGLGDGIGGKKQTAFRTNWLFTPNDSVTWAISADYTRTRGDAPVSKLAFVSPFPSPAPGTPNPAPALIDIAISQGILDPALLADPEGNAAAIGAALGQAHALFTGLVGRRGFYDNDATGAQGSYARTYGVSSNLAVELTPTLSFRSITAARWLKRWLDVDLDSSPFTLLEAELASRAKNLSQEFQFSGEIGDRVDWITGVYFNEETGRDFSRATALGTINATNPNITDGFVKNSSWAAFGQLIVDLTDSVRFTGGLRWTEESKELRSFNRSSGSAVCNIPSALQLGGTCQARFKDSFSDYSYLASLDWTIQPGVLVYARTARGFKGGGQNLRGTGTADSFAAFAPEVVTDYEVGAKADLLDRRLRVNVALFQANYSDIQRTIVQASPGGAIVSLVTNAARARIRGAEAEITAVPVDGLTLSGGFGVNDAKYLDFTDVTGDRSNEPFQFPKYSYRLAATYSTPTGAGDLRLSVDWNWRSATQLVGSAIYRDSLRQPAYGLLGARIALDIDSINSEIAVFGTNLTNRHYAVSGVQFDNSLGFNTLYAGEPRVIGLQLTTRFGGG; from the coding sequence ATGACACGACGCCTATTGCTGCTCCTCGCCGGCGCCAGCATCGCCGCCGCCGCGCAGGCCCAGACTGCCCGCGCCACCACGGCCGCCGATGCCCCCGTCCCCGCCGATGACAACAACGCCCAGAGCTCGGGCATTGCCGACATCGTCGTCACCGCGCGCCGCACCAGCGAAGCCGCGCAGACGATCCCGCTCGCGATCAGCGTGTTCGGCGGCCAGCAACTCGCCGACACCAACGTCCAGGGTATCGAGAATATTGCGCAGCAGACGCCGAACTTCTTCGTCCAGACGTCGAGCGCCGACCCGACCGGCGTCCTCCTCACCATTCGCGGCCAGTCGCAACAGGATTCGATCCTGACCATTGAGTCGCCGATCGGCGTCTATGTCGACGGCATCAACTATATCCGCTCGTCGAACCTCGAAACCGCGCTGACCGACGTCGAACGCGTCGAGGTGCTGCGCGGCCCGCAGGGGACGCTGTTCGGCAAGAACACCACCGGCGGCGCGATCAACATCACGACGCGCCAGCCCGATCTCGATGCGGTCGGCGGTTATGTAAAACTCAGCGCCGCGACGCACGACCGTTATGGCGCGACCGGCGTCCTCAACCTGCCGCTCATCGACGACGTGCTCGGCGTGCGCATCCTCGCGCAACGGATCGAGGACGGCTCGCTCGGCGTCAACGGCCTCGGCGACGGGATCGGCGGCAAGAAGCAGACCGCTTTCCGCACCAACTGGCTGTTTACCCCGAACGACAGCGTCACTTGGGCGATCTCGGCCGACTATACCCGCACCCGCGGCGACGCGCCGGTGAGCAAGCTCGCCTTCGTCAGCCCCTTCCCCAGCCCCGCTCCGGGCACACCGAACCCCGCCCCGGCGCTGATCGACATCGCGATCAGCCAGGGCATCCTCGATCCGGCGCTGCTCGCCGACCCGGAGGGCAATGCGGCCGCGATCGGCGCTGCACTCGGGCAGGCGCACGCGCTGTTCACCGGCCTCGTCGGGCGGCGCGGCTTTTACGACAATGATGCAACGGGCGCGCAGGGCAGTTATGCGCGCACCTATGGCGTCAGCTCGAACCTGGCGGTCGAGCTGACGCCAACCTTGTCCTTCCGTTCGATCACGGCGGCACGCTGGCTGAAGCGCTGGCTCGACGTCGACCTCGACAGCTCGCCCTTCACGCTGCTCGAGGCCGAACTCGCGAGCCGCGCGAAGAACCTCAGCCAGGAATTCCAGTTCAGCGGCGAGATCGGCGACCGCGTCGACTGGATCACCGGGGTCTATTTCAACGAGGAAACCGGCCGCGACTTCTCGCGCGCGACGGCACTCGGGACGATCAACGCGACCAACCCCAACATCACCGACGGCTTCGTCAAGAACAGCAGCTGGGCCGCCTTTGGCCAACTCATCGTCGACCTCACCGACAGCGTCCGCTTCACCGGCGGGCTGCGCTGGACCGAGGAAAGCAAGGAACTGCGCTCGTTCAACCGCTCGTCGGGCAGCGCGGTGTGCAACATCCCGTCGGCGCTGCAACTCGGCGGCACCTGCCAGGCACGCTTCAAGGACAGCTTCTCGGATTACTCCTACCTCGCCAGCCTCGACTGGACGATCCAGCCCGGCGTCCTCGTCTATGCCCGCACCGCGCGCGGCTTCAAGGGCGGCGGCCAGAATCTGCGCGGCACCGGCACTGCCGACAGCTTCGCCGCCTTCGCGCCCGAAGTCGTCACCGATTACGAAGTCGGGGCCAAGGCCGATTTGCTCGACCGCCGCCTGCGCGTCAACGTCGCGCTGTTTCAGGCCAATTACAGCGACATCCAGCGCACGATCGTTCAGGCGTCGCCCGGCGGCGCGATCGTCAGCCTCGTCACCAACGCGGCGCGCGCGCGCATCCGCGGCGCCGAGGCCGAAATCACCGCGGTGCCGGTCGACGGGCTGACGCTGTCGGGCGGTTTCGGGGTCAACGACGCCAAATATCTCGACTTCACCGACGTCACCGGCGACCGCTCGAACGAGCCGTTCCAGTTCCCCAAATACAGCTATCGCCTCGCCGCCACCTACAGCACCCCGACCGGCGCCGGCGACCTGCGGCTCAGCGTCGACTGGAACTGGCGCAGCGCGACCCAGCTCGTCGGTTCGGCGATCTACCGCGACAGCCTGCGCCAGCCCGCCTACGGCCTGCTCGGCGCGCGCATCGCGCTCGACATCGACAGCATCAACAGCGAGATTGCGGTGTTCGGCACCAACCTCACCAACCGCCATTATGCGGTGTCCGGGGTCCAGTTCGACAACAGCCTGGGGTTCAACACGCTCTACGCAGGCGAGCCGCGGGTGATCGGCCTGCAACTCACGACGCGCTTCGGCGGGGGCTGA
- the leuD gene encoding 3-isopropylmalate dehydratase small subunit, translating to MEKFVRIKGVAAPLPLANVDTDMIIPARYMKALTRLGLGRHLFRELRFDDEAGGERPDFILNRPACRDAQILIADRNFGCGSSREHAVWALGDFGIRCVIAPSFGDIFAGNARKNGLLLIRLPEALCDRLRREVELAQYAPIEVDLAAQQIRLASGEAIDFAIDPGDRRILIEGLDDIARTLRHADAIARFETAT from the coding sequence GTGGAGAAATTTGTCCGGATCAAGGGCGTCGCGGCACCGCTGCCGCTCGCCAATGTCGATACCGACATGATCATTCCCGCGCGCTATATGAAGGCGCTGACCCGCCTCGGGCTCGGCCGTCATCTGTTCCGGGAACTGCGCTTCGACGACGAAGCGGGCGGCGAACGCCCCGACTTCATTCTCAACCGGCCGGCATGCCGCGATGCGCAGATATTGATCGCCGACCGCAATTTCGGCTGCGGCTCGTCGCGCGAGCACGCGGTGTGGGCGCTCGGCGATTTCGGTATCCGTTGCGTGATCGCACCGAGCTTCGGCGATATCTTCGCGGGCAATGCGCGCAAGAACGGCCTGTTGCTCATCCGCCTGCCCGAGGCGCTGTGCGACCGGCTGCGCCGCGAGGTCGAACTCGCCCAATATGCTCCCATCGAGGTCGATCTTGCGGCGCAGCAGATTCGCCTCGCTTCGGGCGAAGCGATCGATTTCGCCATCGATCCCGGCGACCGCCGCATCCTCATCGAGGGACTCGACGACATCGCCCGCACCCTGCGCCACGCCGACGCGATCGCGCGGTTCGAGACGGCAACCTAG